From a single Nostoc edaphicum CCNP1411 genomic region:
- a CDS encoding beta strand repeat-containing protein — MANIVGTNGNDTLLGSNGADTINGKAGNDIITPTYGNDTITGGGGKDKIVYSLNNLPNYDTDIITDFNGIGKGTNPTAAVIAEVDIIKFQGDILTAKNLLLTQNGNNLEITFEGELGNAKLILQNFALENLENLSKSTGATVDLGNILFDGQTTITDSFDVFDANSTQSTIFKKNTVTFLNDLNNNVIGFDNSDDVINGQGGNDTIDGLSGNDLLRGGAGNDILNGGAGNDTLNGGAGNNTLNGGADDDYLNVNNLRGDNLLSGGNGNDSLSTFRSSGKNTLNGGAGDDTLQTEFSSGDKLLNGGDGNDSLSILDFEYYEPGVRSSDKNTLNGGAGDDTLSASGSSGDNLLSGGDGNDSLSAFGAFGNNTLNGGKGDDILIGDGTSGYGVDILTGGGGKDKFVYSSLTYSSTDTITDFGGVGKGINPSAAVIAEVDTLNFQTDGFTAENLLLTQNGNNLEITFEGEFGGSKLILQNFALENLENLSKSTGATVDLGNILFYGQTTITDSFDVFDANSTQSTIFRKNTVTFLNDLNNNVNGFDNSDDVINGQGGDDIIDGKSGNDLLRGGAGNNTLNGGTGDDRLFVDYLVGNNLLNGGDGNDSLVASGYEFYNSYLEKGDDLRPEGNNTLNGGAGDDTLSASGSTGDNLLIGGDGNDSVSVSGYYSSPGGDYFRSSDNRSSGNNTLNGGAGNDTLSAIGSLGDNLLSGGNGNDFLDISGFAEVNNDSYYDSISSGNNTLYGGVGDDTLDASGSIGNNLLFGGDGNDSIYTTTASPSLLFNFSSLVTQTVNGGTGDDFLSVDYRNATEGITSTFDATTNTGTITVGTSSVSFNNIERLKVLGTAYDDNIVGSNGNDRLSGNYGNDTLYGGDGTDTFAFNSSNEGIDTISDFNATYELIQVSAAGFGGGLSIGSLSASQFTLGTSATTIAQRFIYDNSTGELYFDQDGSASGFTQVKFAQLLGGVTLTENNFVVV, encoded by the coding sequence ATGGCAAATATCGTTGGAACAAACGGTAATGATACCCTACTGGGTAGTAACGGTGCGGACACTATTAACGGTAAAGCAGGCAACGATATCATCACACCTACCTATGGCAACGATACCATCACAGGTGGAGGCGGCAAGGATAAAATTGTCTACAGCTTAAACAACTTACCCAACTACGACACCGATATTATCACTGATTTCAATGGCATAGGTAAAGGAACAAACCCTACGGCAGCAGTCATTGCGGAAGTGGATATTATAAAATTCCAAGGCGATATTTTAACTGCGAAAAATCTGCTGCTCACCCAGAATGGTAACAACCTGGAAATCACTTTTGAAGGAGAGCTTGGTAATGCCAAACTGATCCTGCAAAACTTTGCCCTGGAAAACCTGGAAAACCTCAGCAAATCTACAGGAGCCACTGTAGACTTGGGCAATATTTTGTTTGATGGGCAAACTACCATTACTGACAGCTTTGATGTCTTCGATGCCAACTCCACCCAAAGTACTATCTTCAAGAAAAATACAGTCACCTTCCTTAACGACCTAAACAACAATGTTATCGGCTTTGACAACTCAGATGATGTGATAAATGGTCAAGGGGGTAATGACACAATAGATGGTTTAAGTGGCAACGACTTGCTGCGGGGTGGTGCAGGGAATGATATCCTCAATGGCGGTGCGGGGAATGATACCCTCAACGGTGGTGCGGGGAATAACACCCTCAATGGTGGCGCTGATGACGATTATTTGAATGTTAATAATTTAAGAGGCGATAACCTGCTTTCTGGAGGTAATGGCAATGATTCTCTTAGTACCTTTCGCTCATCTGGCAAAAACACCCTCAACGGCGGCGCTGGTGACGATACCTTGCAAACTGAATTTTCATCAGGCGATAAGCTACTGAATGGGGGCGATGGCAATGATTCTCTCTCCATCCTTGACTTTGAGTACTACGAACCCGGTGTCCGCTCGTCTGACAAAAACACCCTCAATGGTGGTGCTGGTGACGATACCTTGAGTGCTAGTGGCTCATCAGGTGACAACCTGCTCTCTGGGGGCGATGGTAACGATTCTCTTAGTGCCTTTGGCGCCTTTGGTAATAATACCCTCAACGGTGGCAAGGGCGATGATATTCTCATAGGTGACGGTACCAGTGGCTATGGCGTTGATATCCTCACAGGTGGCGGTGGCAAGGATAAATTTGTTTACAGCTCCTTAACCTACAGCAGCACTGATACTATCACGGATTTCGGTGGAGTAGGTAAAGGCATAAATCCTTCGGCAGCAGTCATTGCCGAAGTGGACACTCTAAATTTCCAGACTGATGGCTTCACTGCCGAAAATTTGCTGCTCACCCAGAATGGCAACAATCTGGAAATCACTTTTGAAGGAGAGTTTGGTGGAAGCAAACTCATCCTGCAAAACTTTGCCCTGGAAAACCTGGAAAACCTCAGCAAATCTACAGGAGCCACTGTAGACTTGGGCAATATCTTGTTTTATGGACAAACTACTATTACTGACAGCTTTGATGTCTTCGATGCCAACTCCACCCAAAGCACTATCTTCAGGAAGAACACAGTCACATTCCTTAATGACTTAAACAATAATGTTAACGGCTTTGACAACTCAGATGATGTGATCAATGGTCAGGGTGGTGATGACATTATTGACGGCAAAAGTGGCAATGACTTGCTGCGGGGTGGTGCGGGCAATAATACCCTCAACGGTGGTACTGGTGACGATCGCTTGTTTGTTGACTATTTAGTAGGAAATAACCTGCTTAATGGGGGCGATGGCAATGATTCTCTCGTTGCCTCTGGCTATGAGTTCTACAACAGCTACCTCGAAAAAGGCGACGACCTTCGCCCAGAAGGCAATAATACTCTCAACGGTGGTGCTGGTGACGATACCTTGAGTGCTAGCGGTTCAACAGGTGATAACCTGCTCATTGGAGGCGATGGCAATGATTCTGTCTCCGTCTCTGGCTATTACTCATCACCTGGCGGCGACTACTTCCGATCCTCCGACAATCGCTCCTCTGGCAATAATACCCTCAACGGTGGCGCTGGTAATGATACCTTGAGTGCTATTGGTTCATTAGGCGATAACCTGCTCTCTGGAGGCAATGGTAATGATTTTCTTGATATCTCTGGCTTTGCCGAAGTAAATAACGACTCCTACTACGACTCTATCTCCTCTGGCAATAACACCCTCTATGGTGGCGTTGGTGACGATACCTTAGATGCTAGCGGTTCAATAGGCAATAACTTACTCTTTGGGGGCGATGGCAATGATTCTATCTATACAACCACTGCATCTCCATCCCTATTGTTTAACTTCTCTTCTTTAGTGACACAAACGGTAAATGGGGGGACAGGTGACGATTTCTTGTCCGTCGATTACCGCAATGCTACAGAGGGGATCACTTCGACTTTTGATGCCACTACTAATACTGGAACAATTACGGTGGGCACGAGTAGCGTTAGCTTCAATAATATTGAAAGATTAAAGGTCTTAGGGACAGCCTATGACGACAATATTGTGGGGAGCAATGGCAACGATAGGCTCTCTGGGAACTATGGGAATGACACACTTTATGGAGGGGATGGTACTGATACCTTTGCTTTCAATAGTTCCAATGAAGGTATTGATACTATTTCTGATTTCAACGCCACTTATGAACTTATTCAAGTATCGGCTGCTGGTTTTGGTGGCGGGTTATCAATAGGTTCACTTTCAGCTAGCCAGTTTACCCTCGGAACATCTGCAACGACGATCGCTCAACGATTTATCTACGATAATTCTACAGGTGAACTGTATTTTGACCAAGATGGTAGTGCGTCTGGGTTTACTCAGGTAAAATTTGCACAACTTTTGGGTGGTGTGACACTAACCGAAAATAATTTTGTGGTTGTTTAG
- a CDS encoding response regulator has product MKILVVEDDQLNAYSLSAVLTNQNYAVEIATDGDAAWDFIQTYDYDLILLDVVLPKRDGISLCRQIRSNGLQMPILLLTGCDSGHEKAIGLDAGADDYVVKPFDQEELIARIRALLRRKGVNSKPVLEYGKLQLDPSSCEVIYAGNLLPLTPKEYALLELFLRNTRRVFSCGMILEHLWSYEDTPQEEAVRTHIKGLRHKLKAVGAASDLVETVYGIGYRLKSLEEGVGSREQGENSSFLHPSPCPSASSHSPVPNLKSQQQALMAVAEIWQRFQGRVDEQVRLLEEAIATLNQNTSNPELLSGAAKEAHTLAGSLGTFGLPLGSKLARNIELLLSSGQTLSKFEISNLESWVRLLRREIEGNNTAVISASSTPQVLETVTQPLQNEPYTETKILVVDDDPQIQALLQTLLSPWGLKAIALEDPRQFWKTLEAVAPDMLILDVELPHTNGIQLCQLVRNDSRWSELPILFLTVHSDAEIVNQVFSVGADDFVSKPIVGPELVTRIVNRLERVKLRQRVTQGGEVGGQRGEGSKGSRGSRGSKFFLVLLVPFTTLILRFSQLTSY; this is encoded by the coding sequence ATGAAAATATTAGTTGTAGAAGATGATCAGTTAAATGCATACTCACTCAGTGCCGTTTTGACTAACCAAAACTATGCGGTTGAAATTGCCACTGATGGTGATGCGGCTTGGGATTTTATTCAAACTTACGATTATGATTTAATCCTTCTGGATGTAGTGTTGCCCAAGCGGGATGGCATTAGTCTTTGTCGTCAAATCCGGTCTAATGGTCTGCAAATGCCAATATTGTTATTGACAGGGTGCGATAGTGGTCATGAGAAAGCGATCGGATTAGATGCTGGTGCAGATGACTATGTAGTTAAACCCTTTGACCAAGAAGAGTTAATTGCTCGTATTAGGGCGCTATTGCGTCGCAAGGGCGTAAACTCGAAACCTGTGCTGGAATATGGTAAGTTGCAACTAGATCCTAGTAGTTGTGAAGTGATCTACGCTGGCAATCTACTGCCACTTACTCCAAAAGAGTATGCTCTGTTAGAGCTATTCTTGCGAAATACTCGGCGGGTATTTAGCTGCGGCATGATTTTAGAACATCTTTGGTCTTATGAAGATACTCCACAAGAAGAAGCTGTTCGTACCCATATAAAAGGATTACGACACAAACTTAAAGCTGTCGGAGCCGCCAGTGATTTGGTTGAAACAGTTTATGGTATTGGCTATCGTCTGAAATCACTGGAAGAGGGAGTAGGGAGTAGGGAGCAGGGGGAAAATTCCTCTTTTCTGCACCCTTCACCCTGCCCCTCTGCTTCTTCCCATTCCCCAGTGCCTAATCTCAAATCACAGCAGCAAGCACTAATGGCAGTTGCGGAAATTTGGCAACGATTTCAAGGGCGGGTGGACGAGCAGGTGAGGTTGCTGGAGGAGGCGATCGCAACTTTAAATCAAAATACTTCAAATCCCGAATTGCTCTCTGGTGCAGCCAAAGAGGCGCATACCTTGGCAGGATCTTTAGGTACTTTTGGCTTGCCTCTTGGCTCAAAATTGGCACGCAATATCGAACTGCTGCTGAGTTCTGGTCAAACCTTGAGTAAATTTGAGATTAGCAACCTCGAAAGTTGGGTAAGGTTATTGCGTCGAGAAATTGAGGGAAACAACACAGCGGTAATATCTGCATCATCAACCCCACAGGTATTAGAAACAGTGACGCAACCGCTGCAAAATGAACCATATACAGAAACTAAAATATTGGTTGTAGATGACGATCCGCAAATTCAGGCATTGTTGCAAACTTTACTCAGTCCTTGGGGACTCAAGGCGATCGCTCTTGAAGATCCGCGTCAGTTCTGGAAAACCTTAGAAGCAGTTGCGCCAGATATGCTGATTCTGGATGTGGAATTACCTCATACAAATGGTATACAACTTTGTCAATTAGTACGCAACGATTCGCGCTGGAGTGAGTTACCTATCTTATTTCTCACTGTGCATAGCGATGCCGAGATAGTAAATCAGGTGTTTAGCGTTGGTGCTGATGACTTTGTAAGCAAGCCCATTGTCGGGCCAGAACTTGTAACCCGCATTGTCAATCGCTTAGAACGGGTGAAATTGCGGCAGCGCGTGACGCAGGGTGGGGAGGTAGGGGGGCAGAGGGGGGAGGGGAGTAAGGGGAGCAGGGGGAGCAGGGGAAGTAAATTCTTCCTTGTCCTCCTTGTCCCCTTTACCACCCTCATCCTCCGCTTCTCACAACTTACAAGCTATTAA
- the ptsP gene encoding phosphoenolpyruvate--protein phosphotransferase, whose protein sequence is MIGIVIVSHSKQLALGVRELAAQMVQGQVPIAVAAGIEDPENPLGTDPIQVYEAIASVFSDDGVLVLMDLGSALLSAEMAIEFLPEAQQQKVYLCEAPLVEGAIAAVVAAAAGRDIHQVMAEARGALLAKATQLGVISRPLSTITPATTNVESPTREIRLIVSNRLGLHARPAAQFVATAARFQSQILVRNLTRNTELVRGDSINQVTTLGVRQGHELLITATGSDADEAIAALQTLFANNFGEDNVALNSPPAFHHEVTPATHGELSGIAASPGIAIAPVVHYQPTHISITEYHVDDPDAEWQRVQAAINTARQEIQAIFSQASLQIGDAEAAIFDAQLLFLEDPVLLEAAHQRILENHINAEAAWQAVVDEVATSYRTLEDSYLQERVDDVVDVGQRVLRLLAGNAAANLHLESPAILVATDLTPSDTAGLDPTKVLGICTTSGSATSHSAIIARTLGIPAVLGVDAQVLHLADGTLMALDGESGRAWVEPESHILDLLAVKQSAWQTAQQEARATAHQPAITRDGRQVSVFANIGSINDVQVAVASGAEGVGLLRTEFLYLDRTSAPTEEEQLAVYQAIAQVLDNRPLIIRTLDVGGDKPLPYIRVGFPEANPFLGWRGIRFCLDHLDLFKTQLRAILRASVGHQIKIMLPMIATVTEVRAAKAILSEVQAELNQAGISFDAAMKVGIMVEVPSAVAIADQLATEVDFFSIGTNDLSQYVMASDRTNPRVANLVDALHPAVLRMVQQTIQAAHTAGISVGLCGELAADTLATPILLGLGLDELSVNPQGIPGVKQAIARLSIVESEAIAASALQQDSAVHVRELISTSITPPA, encoded by the coding sequence TTGATCGGAATTGTTATTGTTTCTCACAGTAAACAACTAGCCTTGGGTGTGCGGGAACTCGCCGCGCAGATGGTTCAAGGCCAAGTTCCCATTGCTGTTGCAGCAGGTATTGAAGATCCGGAAAATCCATTGGGTACAGATCCTATCCAAGTTTATGAAGCGATCGCTTCTGTATTTTCTGATGATGGTGTTTTGGTATTAATGGATTTGGGTAGTGCTTTGCTGAGTGCAGAAATGGCAATCGAGTTTCTGCCAGAAGCACAGCAGCAAAAAGTGTATTTGTGTGAAGCACCTCTAGTAGAAGGTGCGATCGCTGCTGTGGTAGCTGCGGCGGCTGGTAGAGATATTCACCAAGTTATGGCGGAAGCACGCGGCGCACTCTTAGCTAAAGCGACTCAATTGGGTGTAATTAGTAGGCCGTTGTCAACTATCACCCCAGCAACAACTAATGTAGAATCACCAACGCGAGAAATCCGGCTGATTGTCAGCAATCGCTTAGGATTACACGCCCGTCCCGCAGCGCAGTTTGTCGCAACCGCAGCTAGGTTTCAATCCCAAATTCTGGTGCGGAATTTAACGAGAAATACTGAGCTAGTTAGGGGCGACAGTATTAACCAAGTCACAACTTTAGGAGTGCGTCAAGGACACGAACTGCTGATTACTGCCACTGGTTCAGATGCAGATGAGGCGATCGCAGCATTACAGACATTATTCGCAAATAACTTTGGTGAAGATAATGTTGCCTTGAATTCTCCGCCAGCATTTCATCATGAAGTTACCCCAGCAACTCACGGCGAACTTTCAGGAATTGCAGCTTCTCCAGGAATAGCGATCGCACCTGTTGTTCATTATCAACCCACTCACATTTCTATTACGGAATATCACGTAGATGACCCTGATGCAGAGTGGCAACGAGTACAGGCAGCAATTAACACTGCTAGACAGGAAATTCAAGCGATTTTTTCACAAGCATCTCTGCAAATTGGTGACGCTGAAGCCGCCATCTTCGATGCCCAATTACTATTTTTAGAAGATCCAGTACTGTTGGAAGCGGCTCATCAGCGCATTTTAGAAAACCATATAAATGCTGAAGCAGCTTGGCAAGCTGTAGTAGATGAAGTAGCGACTTCCTACCGCACACTTGAAGATTCTTACCTGCAAGAGCGAGTTGACGATGTTGTGGATGTCGGGCAAAGGGTACTACGATTACTAGCTGGGAATGCTGCGGCTAACCTCCATCTTGAGTCACCGGCGATTTTGGTAGCGACTGATTTAACCCCCTCAGACACCGCTGGACTAGATCCGACAAAGGTGCTGGGTATTTGTACAACTTCTGGTAGCGCCACTTCCCACAGCGCAATTATCGCCCGGACATTGGGCATTCCCGCAGTTTTGGGAGTAGATGCCCAGGTGTTGCACTTGGCAGATGGTACACTTATGGCACTTGATGGTGAAAGTGGCAGAGCTTGGGTAGAGCCAGAATCACATATCCTGGATTTACTGGCAGTAAAACAGTCAGCTTGGCAAACTGCTCAACAGGAAGCACGAGCTACAGCGCACCAACCAGCAATTACTCGTGATGGTCGGCAAGTTAGCGTCTTTGCTAACATTGGTAGTATAAATGATGTCCAAGTTGCTGTGGCTAGTGGTGCAGAAGGTGTGGGACTACTTCGCACCGAGTTTCTATATCTAGATAGGACAAGCGCCCCCACTGAAGAAGAACAACTAGCAGTGTATCAGGCGATCGCCCAAGTTTTAGATAATCGTCCGCTAATTATTCGTACCTTAGATGTTGGTGGTGATAAGCCACTTCCCTATATCAGAGTCGGGTTTCCAGAAGCTAACCCTTTCTTAGGTTGGCGGGGAATTCGTTTCTGTTTAGATCATTTGGATTTGTTCAAAACTCAGTTACGGGCAATTTTGAGAGCCAGTGTGGGGCATCAAATTAAGATTATGTTGCCGATGATTGCTACGGTGACGGAGGTACGTGCAGCAAAGGCAATTTTGAGTGAAGTGCAAGCTGAATTAAATCAAGCTGGTATTTCCTTTGATGCAGCGATGAAAGTGGGGATTATGGTAGAGGTTCCCTCAGCAGTTGCGATCGCAGATCAGTTAGCAACTGAAGTAGACTTCTTTAGTATAGGGACTAACGATCTGAGTCAGTACGTCATGGCTAGCGATCGCACTAATCCCCGCGTGGCAAATTTGGTTGATGCGCTACATCCAGCCGTGTTGCGAATGGTGCAGCAAACTATCCAAGCTGCCCATACGGCGGGAATTTCCGTAGGATTATGTGGAGAATTGGCAGCAGATACTTTAGCAACACCAATTTTATTAGGCTTAGGGCTGGATGAGTTGAGCGTGAATCCTCAAGGTATACCTGGAGTGAAGCAAGCGATCGCTCGGTTAAGTATAGTTGAAAGTGAAGCGATCGCGGCATCAGCATTACAACAAGATTCCGCAGTTCATGTCAGAGAGCTAATCTCAACTTCAATTACTCCCCCTGCATAA
- a CDS encoding amino acid permease, with product MAKSIVSTKRLGSQLIHWLLEEDRGEKEGPYRKEESHRQHPWWQVMCLTGVDYFSTLGYQPGIAALAAGALSPIATLILVLLTLFGALPIYRRIAAESPHGEGSIAMLERLLPWWQGKLLVLCLLGFVATDFIITITLSAADATAHIIENPLTPNWLHNQTIAVTLILVALLSAVFLRGFREAIGIAVVLVGVYLLLNFIVVGVGSYQILTHPGAIANWQTALFARHSNPLLLIGISLLIFPKLALGLSGFETGVTVMPLVKGSNNDTPQHPKGRIRNTRKLLTTAALIMSFFLLTTSFITTLLIPVAEFASGGKANGRALAYLAHLYLGNGFGTIYDLSTISILWFAGASAMAGLLNIVPRYLPRYGMAPNWARATRPLVLVYTAIAFVVTIIFRANVEAQGGAYATGVLVLITSAAFAVTLSAHRHRQKRARTVLGIITLLFLYTTIVNIIERPEGIKIAGFFIGTIIFTSLVSRVWRSTELRAERIEVDELAGQFLAEESQGAIRLIANRLNTGDVLEYFMKEKEVREDNHIPPNDPILFLEIMVSDASEFADVIKVKGVQVGDYRILRAESAAVPNAIAALLLYIRDHTGKIPHAYFGWVEGNPIQYLLRFILFGEGDIAVVTREVLRRAEKNPHKRPGIHVGG from the coding sequence ATGGCTAAATCAATTGTTTCAACAAAACGGCTTGGCAGCCAGTTAATCCACTGGTTGCTTGAAGAAGACCGAGGAGAGAAGGAAGGCCCTTACCGCAAAGAAGAATCACATCGTCAGCATCCTTGGTGGCAGGTGATGTGCTTGACTGGTGTAGATTATTTCTCGACCCTTGGCTATCAACCTGGGATTGCAGCACTGGCGGCTGGCGCTCTTTCTCCTATAGCAACCCTGATTCTGGTTTTGCTGACGCTCTTTGGAGCATTGCCAATTTATCGACGCATTGCAGCCGAAAGCCCTCATGGTGAAGGATCGATCGCAATGTTAGAGCGTTTGCTTCCCTGGTGGCAAGGTAAATTACTTGTGCTATGCTTACTCGGTTTTGTGGCAACTGACTTTATTATTACCATTACTCTTTCAGCGGCTGATGCCACAGCGCACATAATCGAAAATCCGCTGACACCAAATTGGCTTCATAATCAGACGATCGCAGTAACCTTGATATTAGTTGCATTACTAAGTGCAGTTTTCTTGAGAGGTTTCCGAGAAGCTATTGGTATTGCAGTAGTTTTGGTAGGAGTTTATCTGCTGTTAAACTTCATTGTCGTTGGCGTCGGTTCGTATCAGATCCTAACTCACCCTGGAGCGATCGCTAACTGGCAGACTGCACTTTTTGCCCGCCATTCTAACCCTTTGCTCCTAATCGGGATTTCTCTGCTTATATTCCCCAAACTAGCACTGGGATTGTCAGGCTTTGAGACCGGTGTTACCGTTATGCCGCTGGTTAAAGGCAGCAATAACGACACTCCGCAGCATCCTAAAGGGCGGATTCGGAATACACGCAAGCTGCTTACCACTGCTGCTCTGATTATGAGCTTCTTTTTGCTTACCACCAGCTTTATAACGACTTTACTGATTCCAGTGGCAGAATTTGCATCTGGGGGCAAAGCCAATGGACGCGCCCTTGCTTATTTAGCACATCTATATTTAGGCAATGGCTTTGGCACAATTTACGATTTAAGTACTATTTCGATTTTGTGGTTTGCAGGTGCATCTGCAATGGCAGGACTGCTGAATATCGTGCCTCGCTACCTACCACGTTATGGCATGGCACCCAATTGGGCACGAGCAACGCGACCTTTAGTATTAGTCTACACAGCGATCGCTTTTGTAGTCACAATTATCTTCAGAGCAAATGTGGAAGCCCAAGGCGGGGCTTATGCAACTGGCGTGCTTGTGTTGATCACCTCAGCCGCCTTTGCCGTCACCTTATCAGCCCACCGTCACCGACAGAAGCGGGCAAGAACCGTTTTGGGGATCATTACACTGTTATTTTTATATACCACTATTGTCAATATCATCGAAAGACCAGAAGGGATTAAGATTGCGGGCTTCTTTATCGGCACAATCATTTTTACCTCACTGGTTTCTCGTGTTTGGCGTTCAACAGAACTGCGAGCAGAACGGATCGAAGTTGACGAACTTGCTGGCCAATTCCTTGCCGAAGAGAGCCAAGGAGCAATACGACTGATTGCAAATCGGTTGAATACGGGCGATGTCCTAGAGTATTTTATGAAAGAGAAAGAGGTACGCGAAGACAACCATATTCCACCCAACGATCCAATTCTGTTTCTCGAAATTATGGTGTCAGATGCCTCGGAATTTGCCGATGTGATCAAAGTAAAAGGGGTGCAAGTTGGTGATTATCGCATCCTCCGGGCTGAAAGTGCAGCAGTACCTAATGCGATCGCCGCTTTACTACTTTATATACGTGACCATACAGGTAAAATTCCCCATGCTTACTTCGGCTGGGTTGAGGGAAATCCTATACAATACTTACTGCGTTTTATCTTGTTTGGTGAAGGTGATATTGCTGTAGTCACCCGTGAAGTACTCCGTCGGGCTGAAAAGAATCCCCATAAGCGTCCTGGTATTCATGTTGGGGGTTGA
- a CDS encoding response regulator: MTTKQILVVDNEQYIQEVAKICLETVAGWEVETASSGQEGIIKAETRQPDVILLDVMMPKMDGITTFEKLQANPLTKAIPVILLTAKIQASDRRRYAQMGIISAIAKPFNPLELAAEIAVALGWNLEK, encoded by the coding sequence ATGACAACAAAGCAAATTCTAGTGGTTGATAACGAGCAGTATATTCAAGAAGTTGCCAAGATTTGCTTGGAAACAGTCGCAGGTTGGGAAGTCGAGACAGCGAGTTCTGGTCAAGAAGGCATAATTAAAGCTGAAACTCGCCAACCAGATGTGATTTTACTAGATGTGATGATGCCAAAGATGGATGGCATCACTACCTTTGAAAAATTACAAGCCAATCCATTAACTAAAGCGATTCCGGTAATTTTGTTAACTGCCAAAATCCAGGCTTCCGATCGCCGTCGCTATGCCCAGATGGGAATTATCAGTGCGATCGCTAAACCATTCAATCCCCTAGAATTAGCTGCTGAAATAGCTGTAGCGTTGGGCTGGAATCTTGAAAAGTAG